A section of the Chryseobacterium scophthalmum genome encodes:
- a CDS encoding DUF1800 domain-containing protein, producing the protein MAASFINNKHLLWRAGFGPEIGQVNDLKTKNIKTILKEVFNEETFSPIVYETPDIEPIEYTDPKATAEQKREIQKINQKQNNELNLNFLKKMTDSKEQLREKMAFFWHGHFATRINNPKFNQQLLNTIRERSLGNFKDLLFEVSRSPAMLSFLNNQQNKKDHPNENFAREVMELFTMGRGNYTEKDIREAARAFTGWGYDKEGNFNERKKLHDTDTKTFLGKTGNFTGDDILNIILEQKSTAEFITTKIYTFFVNEKPDPGRIKNLSEDFYQSGYDIKKLMSEIFSSSWFYDKKNIGNRIKSPTELFAGMMRMLPMNIQSPENITVYQKLLGQMLLYPPNVAGWPNGKSWIDSSTLMLRLQIPQIWSGLRPMEYSAKEDDDMEMGMKSREALNKSFKNPNIIIDWTKIDQALAQKKAEDYLIVNSESLDMDIVNQFSDKSIKMNVINLMSTPEYQLM; encoded by the coding sequence ATGGCTGCTTCATTCATCAATAACAAACATCTTCTTTGGCGTGCTGGTTTCGGACCTGAGATTGGGCAGGTAAATGATTTGAAAACTAAAAACATCAAGACGATTTTAAAGGAAGTATTTAATGAAGAAACCTTCTCTCCTATTGTTTATGAAACTCCCGACATTGAACCCATTGAATACACAGACCCAAAAGCGACAGCCGAACAGAAAAGAGAGATCCAAAAAATAAATCAGAAGCAAAACAACGAATTGAATCTTAATTTTCTAAAAAAAATGACCGATAGCAAAGAACAACTCAGAGAGAAAATGGCTTTTTTCTGGCACGGACATTTTGCGACGAGAATCAATAATCCGAAATTCAATCAACAGCTTTTAAATACAATTCGCGAAAGATCTTTGGGAAATTTTAAAGATCTACTCTTTGAAGTGAGTCGTTCTCCTGCAATGCTTAGCTTTTTAAATAATCAACAGAATAAAAAAGATCATCCCAACGAAAATTTCGCCCGTGAAGTGATGGAATTATTCACAATGGGTCGTGGAAATTATACCGAAAAAGATATTCGGGAAGCTGCAAGAGCTTTTACAGGATGGGGTTATGATAAAGAAGGAAATTTTAATGAAAGAAAAAAACTTCACGACACCGACACAAAAACTTTTCTTGGAAAAACCGGAAATTTTACCGGAGACGATATTTTAAATATCATTTTGGAGCAAAAATCTACTGCAGAATTTATTACAACAAAAATCTATACGTTTTTCGTCAATGAAAAGCCTGATCCCGGTAGGATTAAAAATCTAAGCGAAGACTTTTACCAATCCGGATATGACATCAAAAAACTGATGTCTGAGATCTTTTCAAGCTCATGGTTTTATGACAAAAAAAATATTGGCAACCGTATAAAATCTCCCACAGAATTGTTTGCCGGAATGATGAGAATGCTTCCCATGAATATTCAAAGCCCTGAAAACATTACGGTTTACCAAAAACTTTTAGGTCAGATGTTACTTTACCCACCCAATGTTGCAGGTTGGCCTAATGGAAAATCGTGGATTGACAGCTCTACTTTAATGTTAAGACTTCAGATTCCGCAAATCTGGTCGGGTTTACGTCCTATGGAATATTCAGCAAAAGAAGATGACGATATGGAAATGGGAATGAAATCACGGGAAGCTTTAAATAAAAGCTTCAAAAACCCGAATATAATTATCGACTGGACGAAAATTGACCAAGCTTTAGCGCAGAAAAAAGCAGAAGATTATTTGATCGTCAACTCAGAATCATTGGATATGGACATTGTGAATCAGTTTTCAGATAAAAGTATTAAAATGAATGTGATTAATCTGATGTCTACACCGGAATATCAATTAATGTAG
- a CDS encoding DUF1501 domain-containing protein — MIIKRREFLKISSLATASLLVPNFLQSMTLDNALNPSQKILIVLQFTGGNDGLNTIIPTKNDIYFKERNTIAVKDSLALNDETGINPSLSYFKELFDNGELSLMNNVGYPNPDKSHFRSMDIWHSASKSDEFLETGWLGRFLDEECYQCEHPTQALEVDDMLSLALKGENNKAFAFKDPKKLYQTSQEKYFKSLYNNDHHHDDETVTYLYKTLGSTINNANYIFEKSKAKKSTQEYPNSKLGKDFKTVASLIKSDINTQVYYLSIGSFDTHVNQNERQQKLFGEINDAVKSFVADMKSNGLFNDILLMTFSEFGRRVAQNASKGTDHGTANQMFFISGGLKKKGILNAFPDLQNLNEGDLIYTEDFRKVYATVLKNWLNADSSKVLGWKNGIYDFI; from the coding sequence ATGATCATAAAGAGAAGAGAATTTTTAAAGATAAGTTCATTGGCAACGGCATCCTTATTGGTTCCGAATTTTTTGCAGTCGATGACTTTAGATAATGCTTTGAATCCAAGTCAGAAGATATTGATTGTTCTGCAGTTTACTGGTGGTAATGATGGTTTAAACACAATTATTCCTACAAAAAACGATATTTATTTTAAAGAAAGAAATACTATTGCGGTCAAAGATTCATTAGCTTTAAATGATGAAACGGGAATAAATCCTTCGTTGTCTTATTTTAAAGAATTGTTTGACAATGGTGAACTTTCCCTGATGAATAATGTGGGTTACCCAAATCCTGATAAATCGCATTTCAGAAGCATGGATATTTGGCATTCTGCAAGTAAAAGCGATGAATTTCTGGAAACAGGATGGCTCGGAAGATTTTTGGATGAAGAATGTTATCAATGTGAGCATCCAACGCAGGCTTTGGAAGTTGATGATATGCTAAGTCTCGCTTTAAAAGGAGAAAACAACAAAGCTTTTGCTTTTAAAGATCCCAAAAAACTGTATCAAACCAGTCAGGAAAAATATTTTAAATCATTGTACAATAATGACCATCATCACGATGACGAAACCGTTACTTATTTATACAAAACTTTAGGCTCTACGATCAATAACGCTAATTATATTTTCGAAAAAAGCAAAGCAAAAAAATCGACTCAAGAATATCCGAATTCTAAATTGGGAAAAGACTTTAAAACGGTGGCATCATTGATTAAATCTGATATCAACACACAGGTTTATTATCTTTCTATCGGAAGTTTTGATACCCACGTCAATCAAAATGAAAGACAACAAAAGCTGTTTGGGGAAATAAACGATGCCGTAAAATCGTTTGTTGCCGATATGAAATCGAACGGATTATTTAATGATATTTTACTCATGACTTTTTCAGAATTCGGAAGACGTGTTGCCCAAAATGCAAGCAAAGGAACCGATCATGGAACAGCCAATCAAATGTTTTTTATCAGCGGAGGATTAAAAAAGAAAGGAATTCTAAATGCTTTTCCCGATTTACAAAATCTTAATGAAGGAGATTTAATTTATACCGAAGATTTCCGAAAAGTTTATGCAACGGTTCTTAAAAACTGGCTGAATGCAGATTCATCAAAAGTTTTGGGCTGGAAAAACGGAATTTATGATTTTATTTAA
- a CDS encoding glucokinase, producing the protein MNLNPKFPLYLPGVKNTNNDNISIIGANLREDVTTIAYYISGNSGIELKFKNNYPTKEYASFSDVLSKFIQDSQLENVQRLGISVPGPVLDGKSHPARLKNWSLDVEEYRSKFGFEKVDMLNDQEASAYGIGLLDDSDLDAIYTSGHLEKGNVAILAPGNGLGEAGYFFDGKYLRPFATEGGHSEFSPRTNVEVEFYQFLNNIYGIVSWENVLSKTGLFNIYRFLRDVKRHPEPEWLSERLANGNFTEEIYKAAMHEDALICRIALDTFLEFLAREANNLTLKLKATGGLLIAGDIPQIIREYIDKDKFYEKFKISDKMEDMLKNIPIYVVNTESTSINGAALYTAYFTE; encoded by the coding sequence ATGAATTTAAATCCAAAATTTCCTCTCTATTTACCGGGAGTTAAAAATACCAATAATGATAATATTTCTATTATCGGAGCTAATTTGAGAGAAGACGTAACTACCATTGCGTACTATATTTCAGGAAATTCCGGGATAGAACTTAAATTTAAAAATAATTATCCTACCAAAGAATATGCATCTTTTTCAGATGTTCTTTCGAAGTTTATTCAGGATTCTCAGCTTGAAAATGTTCAGCGACTTGGGATTTCTGTTCCGGGACCTGTACTTGACGGTAAAAGTCATCCTGCACGTTTGAAAAACTGGAGCTTAGATGTAGAAGAATACCGCAGCAAATTTGGTTTCGAGAAAGTAGATATGCTGAATGACCAGGAAGCTTCTGCTTATGGAATTGGTCTTTTGGATGATTCTGATTTGGACGCAATCTATACAAGCGGTCATCTTGAAAAAGGTAATGTTGCTATTCTTGCGCCAGGAAACGGTTTGGGAGAAGCAGGATATTTCTTTGACGGAAAATATTTAAGACCTTTTGCAACGGAAGGAGGGCATTCTGAATTTTCACCGAGAACCAATGTTGAGGTAGAATTTTATCAGTTTTTAAATAATATCTACGGAATTGTAAGCTGGGAAAATGTACTTTCAAAAACAGGTTTATTTAATATCTACCGATTTTTGAGAGATGTAAAAAGACATCCTGAACCGGAATGGCTTTCTGAGCGTTTGGCAAATGGAAACTTTACAGAAGAGATCTACAAAGCAGCAATGCACGAAGATGCGTTGATCTGTAGAATAGCTTTAGACACGTTCCTGGAGTTTTTGGCAAGAGAAGCCAACAATCTTACTTTAAAACTGAAAGCTACAGGTGGATTACTGATTGCAGGAGATATTCCGCAGATCATCAGAGAATATATCGATAAAGATAAATTCTATGAGAAATTCAAGATCAGTGATAAGATGGAAGATATGTTGAAGAATATTCCTATTTATGTAGTTAATACAGAAAGTACAAGTATTAATGGTGCGGCACTTTACACCGCCTATTTTACAGAATAA